From a region of the Syngnathus scovelli strain Florida chromosome 19, RoL_Ssco_1.2, whole genome shotgun sequence genome:
- the tra2a gene encoding transformer-2 protein homolog alpha isoform X3, with amino-acid sequence MSDVDEGDNERQGSQASSKSEHGSSTQANSGNRSGSSSPSPESKHSESRSCSPSKSGHVSDRLAGRSRSPSHPCRQRSRSHSESPDFRRRKNRSTSPMSNRSPQAGLRQSHETKEANSHGSIIDRVNPDPSKCLGIFGLSLETRARDLREVFSQYGPLAGVKVVFHHRSGRSRGYAFVYFERLEDSKEAMAKANGMEIDGKVIRVDYSITKRAHSPTPGIYMGKPTIDDDDDDGGGSQRGRGSYYDRGYDRGYERSYDKRYDRSHDRDYERDYDRNYDRNYERNYDRNYDKNYYRSYDRSYDRSDDRGYDRGYDRGYDRSDDRGYDRGYDRGYDRSYNRSYNRCDSYDEYDYRISRRRSPSPDYIKYRNSSWSRSYNQRRY; translated from the exons ATGAGTGACGTCGACGAGGGAGATAACGAAAGACAG GGTTCTCAAGCCTCATCTAAATCGGAACATGGAAGTTCAACTCAAGCCAATTCAGGGAACAGGTCAGGCTCCTCGAGTCCATCCCCAGAATCGAAGCATTCTGAATCCAGATCGTGCTCTCCATCAAAATCGGG GCACGTTTCTGATCGACTTGCCGGTCGTTCACGATCTCCGTCTCATCCCTGCCGACAGAGGTCTCGTTCTCATTCCGAAAGCCCCGACTTCCGCCGCAGGAAGAACCGTAGCACTTCCCCAATGTCAAACCGCAGCCCTCAGGCTGGGCTCAGG CAGAGCCATGAAACGAAAGAAGCAAACAGTCACGGCAGTATCATTGATAGG GTAAACCCTGATCCAAGCAAATGTTTGGGGATATTCGGCCTCAGCTTGGAAACCAGAGCACGGGACCTGAGAGAAGTGTTTTCACAATACGGGCCTCTTGCCGGGGTCAAGGTGGTGTTTCACCATCGCTCAGGTCGCTCGCGTGGCTACGCCTTCGTTTATTTTGAGAGACTGGAAGATTCAAAGGAG GCAATGGCGAAAGCCAATGGTATGGAGATCGACGGGAAGGTAATTAGAGTAGATTACTCCATTACCAAACGTGCCCACTCCCCCACACCTGGAATCTACATGGGTAAACCAACTAT agatgatgatgatgatgacggcgGAGGTAGCCAAAGGGGAAGAGGCTCATATTATGACCGTGGCTATGACCGAGGCTATGAGCGAAGCTACGACAAACGCTACGACCGTTCTCATGACAGAGACTATGAAAGAGACTATGATAGAAACTATGATAGAAACTATGAAAGGAACTATGATAGGAACTATGACAAAAACTATTACCGAAGCTACGACCGAAGCTACGACCGAAGCGACGACCGAGGCTACGACCGAGGCTACGACCGAGGCTACGACCGAAGCGACGACCGAGGCTACGACCGAGGCTACGACCGAGGCTACGACCGAAGCTACAATCGAAGCTACAATCGATGCGACAGCTACGATGAGTACGACTACAGGATTAG TCGCAGGCGCTCCCCATCACCTGACTACATTAAATACAGAAATTCCTCCTGGTCTCGCTCCTACAACCAAA ggCGCTACTGA
- the tra2a gene encoding transformer-2 protein homolog alpha isoform X1: MSDVDEGDNERQGSQASSKSEHGSSTQANSGNRSGSSSPSPESKHSESRSCSPSKSGSRSRHVSDRLAGRSRSPSHPCRQRSRSHSESPDFRRRKNRSTSPMSNRSPQAGLRQSHETKEANSHGSIIDRVNPDPSKCLGIFGLSLETRARDLREVFSQYGPLAGVKVVFHHRSGRSRGYAFVYFERLEDSKEAMAKANGMEIDGKVIRVDYSITKRAHSPTPGIYMGKPTIDDDDDDGGGSQRGRGSYYDRGYDRGYERSYDKRYDRSHDRDYERDYDRNYDRNYERNYDRNYDKNYYRSYDRSYDRSDDRGYDRGYDRGYDRSDDRGYDRGYDRGYDRSYNRSYNRCDSYDEYDYRISRRRSPSPDYIKYRNSSWSRSYNQRRY; encoded by the exons ATGAGTGACGTCGACGAGGGAGATAACGAAAGACAG GGTTCTCAAGCCTCATCTAAATCGGAACATGGAAGTTCAACTCAAGCCAATTCAGGGAACAGGTCAGGCTCCTCGAGTCCATCCCCAGAATCGAAGCATTCTGAATCCAGATCGTGCTCTCCATCAAAATCGGG TTCTCGTTCTAGGCACGTTTCTGATCGACTTGCCGGTCGTTCACGATCTCCGTCTCATCCCTGCCGACAGAGGTCTCGTTCTCATTCCGAAAGCCCCGACTTCCGCCGCAGGAAGAACCGTAGCACTTCCCCAATGTCAAACCGCAGCCCTCAGGCTGGGCTCAGG CAGAGCCATGAAACGAAAGAAGCAAACAGTCACGGCAGTATCATTGATAGG GTAAACCCTGATCCAAGCAAATGTTTGGGGATATTCGGCCTCAGCTTGGAAACCAGAGCACGGGACCTGAGAGAAGTGTTTTCACAATACGGGCCTCTTGCCGGGGTCAAGGTGGTGTTTCACCATCGCTCAGGTCGCTCGCGTGGCTACGCCTTCGTTTATTTTGAGAGACTGGAAGATTCAAAGGAG GCAATGGCGAAAGCCAATGGTATGGAGATCGACGGGAAGGTAATTAGAGTAGATTACTCCATTACCAAACGTGCCCACTCCCCCACACCTGGAATCTACATGGGTAAACCAACTAT agatgatgatgatgatgacggcgGAGGTAGCCAAAGGGGAAGAGGCTCATATTATGACCGTGGCTATGACCGAGGCTATGAGCGAAGCTACGACAAACGCTACGACCGTTCTCATGACAGAGACTATGAAAGAGACTATGATAGAAACTATGATAGAAACTATGAAAGGAACTATGATAGGAACTATGACAAAAACTATTACCGAAGCTACGACCGAAGCTACGACCGAAGCGACGACCGAGGCTACGACCGAGGCTACGACCGAGGCTACGACCGAAGCGACGACCGAGGCTACGACCGAGGCTACGACCGAGGCTACGACCGAAGCTACAATCGAAGCTACAATCGATGCGACAGCTACGATGAGTACGACTACAGGATTAG TCGCAGGCGCTCCCCATCACCTGACTACATTAAATACAGAAATTCCTCCTGGTCTCGCTCCTACAACCAAA ggCGCTACTGA
- the tra2a gene encoding transformer-2 protein homolog alpha isoform X2, with protein sequence MSDVDEGDNERQGSQASSKSEHGSSTQANSGNRSGSSSPSPESKHSESRSCSPSKSGSRSRHVSDRLAGRSRSPSHPCRQRSRSHSESPDFRRRKNRSTSPMSNRSPQAGLRSHETKEANSHGSIIDRVNPDPSKCLGIFGLSLETRARDLREVFSQYGPLAGVKVVFHHRSGRSRGYAFVYFERLEDSKEAMAKANGMEIDGKVIRVDYSITKRAHSPTPGIYMGKPTIDDDDDDGGGSQRGRGSYYDRGYDRGYERSYDKRYDRSHDRDYERDYDRNYDRNYERNYDRNYDKNYYRSYDRSYDRSDDRGYDRGYDRGYDRSDDRGYDRGYDRGYDRSYNRSYNRCDSYDEYDYRISRRRSPSPDYIKYRNSSWSRSYNQRRY encoded by the exons ATGAGTGACGTCGACGAGGGAGATAACGAAAGACAG GGTTCTCAAGCCTCATCTAAATCGGAACATGGAAGTTCAACTCAAGCCAATTCAGGGAACAGGTCAGGCTCCTCGAGTCCATCCCCAGAATCGAAGCATTCTGAATCCAGATCGTGCTCTCCATCAAAATCGGG TTCTCGTTCTAGGCACGTTTCTGATCGACTTGCCGGTCGTTCACGATCTCCGTCTCATCCCTGCCGACAGAGGTCTCGTTCTCATTCCGAAAGCCCCGACTTCCGCCGCAGGAAGAACCGTAGCACTTCCCCAATGTCAAACCGCAGCCCTCAGGCTGGGCTCAGG AGCCATGAAACGAAAGAAGCAAACAGTCACGGCAGTATCATTGATAGG GTAAACCCTGATCCAAGCAAATGTTTGGGGATATTCGGCCTCAGCTTGGAAACCAGAGCACGGGACCTGAGAGAAGTGTTTTCACAATACGGGCCTCTTGCCGGGGTCAAGGTGGTGTTTCACCATCGCTCAGGTCGCTCGCGTGGCTACGCCTTCGTTTATTTTGAGAGACTGGAAGATTCAAAGGAG GCAATGGCGAAAGCCAATGGTATGGAGATCGACGGGAAGGTAATTAGAGTAGATTACTCCATTACCAAACGTGCCCACTCCCCCACACCTGGAATCTACATGGGTAAACCAACTAT agatgatgatgatgatgacggcgGAGGTAGCCAAAGGGGAAGAGGCTCATATTATGACCGTGGCTATGACCGAGGCTATGAGCGAAGCTACGACAAACGCTACGACCGTTCTCATGACAGAGACTATGAAAGAGACTATGATAGAAACTATGATAGAAACTATGAAAGGAACTATGATAGGAACTATGACAAAAACTATTACCGAAGCTACGACCGAAGCTACGACCGAAGCGACGACCGAGGCTACGACCGAGGCTACGACCGAGGCTACGACCGAAGCGACGACCGAGGCTACGACCGAGGCTACGACCGAGGCTACGACCGAAGCTACAATCGAAGCTACAATCGATGCGACAGCTACGATGAGTACGACTACAGGATTAG TCGCAGGCGCTCCCCATCACCTGACTACATTAAATACAGAAATTCCTCCTGGTCTCGCTCCTACAACCAAA ggCGCTACTGA
- the ccdc126 gene encoding coiled-coil domain-containing protein 126 isoform X2 translates to MLGTLLKRNMSQKLSVLLLVFALVWGLMLLRYTVQQPRHQSSAELREQILELSRRYVKVLTEESRNAHGGPQGTTMAGYADLKRTIAVLLDDILKRLVKLEGKMELAVNASLTNTSHGSVLASTPTALQRASKQERAGSHHGTSRLKPRTPNRTSRL, encoded by the exons ATGCTTGGGACTCTCCTGAAACGCAACATGTCCCAGAAGCTAAGTGTGCTACTTTTAGTCTTTGCTCTGGTGTGGGGACTCATGTTGCTGCGCTATACTGTGCAGCAACCTCGCCACCAGAGCAGCGCTGAGCTACGCGAGCAGATCCTGGAGCTCAGTCGACGATATGTCAAGGTCCTGACCGAGGAGAGCCGGAATGCACACGGCGGGCCGCAGGGGACCACCATGGCGGGTTACG CGGATCTGAAAAGGACGATAGCGGTGCTTCTGGATGATATCCTGAAGCGACTAGTTAAACTTGAGGGGAAAATGGAGTTGGCTGTCAATGCGTCCCTGACTAACACCTCCCACGGGAGCGTCCTCGCTTCCACTCCAACTGCCTTGCAAAGAGCTTCCAAGCAGGAGAGGGCTGGCAGCCATCATGGGACGTCGCGCTTGAAGCCAAGGACCCCCAACAG GACGTCCAGGCTTTGA
- the ccdc126 gene encoding coiled-coil domain-containing protein 126 isoform X1: protein MLGTLLKRNMSQKLSVLLLVFALVWGLMLLRYTVQQPRHQSSAELREQILELSRRYVKVLTEESRNAHGGPQGTTMAGYADLKRTIAVLLDDILKRLVKLEGKMELAVNASLTNTSHGSVLASTPTALQRASKQERAGSHHGTSRLKPRTPNRSQQHQ from the exons ATGCTTGGGACTCTCCTGAAACGCAACATGTCCCAGAAGCTAAGTGTGCTACTTTTAGTCTTTGCTCTGGTGTGGGGACTCATGTTGCTGCGCTATACTGTGCAGCAACCTCGCCACCAGAGCAGCGCTGAGCTACGCGAGCAGATCCTGGAGCTCAGTCGACGATATGTCAAGGTCCTGACCGAGGAGAGCCGGAATGCACACGGCGGGCCGCAGGGGACCACCATGGCGGGTTACG CGGATCTGAAAAGGACGATAGCGGTGCTTCTGGATGATATCCTGAAGCGACTAGTTAAACTTGAGGGGAAAATGGAGTTGGCTGTCAATGCGTCCCTGACTAACACCTCCCACGGGAGCGTCCTCGCTTCCACTCCAACTGCCTTGCAAAGAGCTTCCAAGCAGGAGAGGGCTGGCAGCCATCATGGGACGTCGCGCTTGAAGCCAAGGACCCCCAACAGGTCTCAGCAACATCAATGA
- the fam221a gene encoding protein FAM221A yields the protein MESVFLDSSALKAVDDYCEYKRLVGDDDGGKMLTPEQYEEYKRKMIPQRLKNRLYVSFGVPGGIDCKHVGPETPCFCAHRYKQHKTDFEVIPSERPLRLPCRVRKCLCCAYEYLPHIGAVPVRCRCKHLPQDHTEGAGHLCKKCDCSGFRSPYTCGCGQPAYNHQTLVETKSEREARGRPVGEDVPYAAMGGLTGFCSMLDGYTALEANALCDESEDDHQQGRKKTSPKATK from the exons ATGGAATCTGTATTCTTGGACAGTTCAGCCTTAAAAGCGGTGGATGACTATTGCGAGTACAAAag gctTGTTGGTGATGACGACGGAGGCAAAATGTTGACTCCTGAGCAATATGAGGAGTACAAGAGGAAAATGATCCCACAGCGATTAAAAAACAGACTGTATGTGAGCTTTGGTGTACCAGGAGGCATCGACTGCAAACACGTCGGTCCGGAGACACCGTGCTTCTGTGCACATAG atacaagcaacacaagacGGACTTTGAGGTCATTCCTTCTGAGCGACCTTTACGCCTCCCGTGCCGGGTGAGGAAATGTCTTTGTTGTGCCTACGAATATCTTCCCCACATCGGGGCGGTACCCGTCCGCTGCCGGTGTAAACATTTGCCTCAAGATCACACGGAAGGCGCCGGACATTTGTGCAAAAAGT GTGACTGCTCTGGGTTCAGGAGTCCGTACACATGTGGATGTGGCCAGCCTGCATATAATCACCAGACGCTG GTTGAGACAAAATCCGAGAGGGAGGCACGAGGTCGCCCGGTGGGAGAAGATGTGCCTTATGCTGCGATGGGCGGTCTGACCGGGTTCTGCTCCATGCTGGATGGTTACACGGCTTTGGAGGCCAATGCGTTGT GTGATGAGTCAGAGGATGACCACCAGCAAGGACGGAAAAAAACATCTCCCAAAGCTACCAAATAA